A single window of Chloroflexota bacterium DNA harbors:
- the sucD gene encoding succinate--CoA ligase subunit alpha, which yields MRSIVDEKSRILVQGITGNEGKFHTEAMLSFGTKVVAGVTPGKGGQEVHGVPVFDTVSQAVSEKGANTSIVFVPARFAPKAVNEAIEAGIETIVVITELIPQKDSIEFIAMAEKKGVIIVGPNTPGIINVPQKAKVGIMPNHIFKPGIVGIASRSGTLTYEIAWHISNAGLGQSTCVGIGGDAIVGLDFVKLLQMFRDDKETKGVVLVGEVGGKAEELAAHYIKETNYPKSVVAYIAGRSAPPEKRMGHAGAIVMGNVGTAQSKIDAFAVAGVPVAQKLSDITKLLNL from the coding sequence TTGCGAAGCATAGTAGATGAAAAGTCGAGGATATTAGTCCAGGGCATAACGGGGAATGAGGGAAAATTTCACACAGAAGCGATGTTAAGCTTCGGCACCAAGGTAGTTGCCGGGGTAACCCCGGGCAAGGGAGGGCAGGAGGTTCATGGCGTGCCGGTTTTCGATACAGTTTCCCAGGCAGTTAGTGAAAAGGGTGCTAATACATCCATAGTATTCGTTCCAGCCCGCTTTGCCCCTAAAGCTGTCAATGAGGCTATTGAGGCCGGCATAGAGACAATTGTGGTGATCACTGAGCTAATCCCACAGAAAGACTCCATCGAGTTTATCGCCATGGCTGAGAAAAAGGGCGTCATCATCGTTGGGCCAAATACGCCGGGGATAATAAATGTGCCCCAGAAGGCAAAGGTCGGCATAATGCCGAATCATATTTTCAAACCTGGCATAGTAGGTATTGCTTCGAGGAGCGGGACACTAACCTACGAAATAGCCTGGCATATCAGCAATGCCGGTTTAGGCCAGAGTACATGCGTCGGCATAGGTGGCGATGCCATTGTCGGGCTTGATTTCGTCAAGCTTCTCCAGATGTTCAGAGATGATAAGGAAACAAAGGGCGTGGTACTGGTAGGCGAGGTGGGAGGCAAAGCAGAGGAGCTAGCAGCTCACTATATCAAGGAAACGAATTACCCCAAGTCGGTGGTAGCTTACATTGCCGGAAGATCGGCACCCCCAGAGAAACGGATGGGTCATGCTGGAGCGATTGTCATGGGAAACGTGGGGACTGCACAGTCCAAGATCGATGCCTTTGCGGTTGCTGGGGTGCCCGTAGCCCAGAAGCTTAGCGATATTACCAAGCTGCTGAACTTGTGA
- the sucC gene encoding ADP-forming succinate--CoA ligase subunit beta: MKLFEFESKKILQKYGIAIPRGHVATNPDQAETIAKELGRPVVLKSQVLVSGRGKAGGILFADNAAEARRIASNLIGSTIKGSVVDSLLVEEKLDIQQQFYASVTIDRQSRRYIVLASSSGGVDIEEVARATPDKVLRHWIDPEVGFGEETATEMVRRISDVDKGAVSKFTSLIVTLHKVTMEYDAELVELNPLARTRTGELVAADARMIIDDNALFRHPEFEGRSQQRIEDTAREAEARRYNLSYVDLSGDIGIIGNGAGLVMATMDLVHHFGGRAANFLDIGGGAQTETIKRGLMTVMSKPEVRAVLVNILGGITRCDVVAEGIVQGLVEAEIKKPIAVRLMGTNEEEGARILRRAGIHVYPDMETAAREVLRL; the protein is encoded by the coding sequence TTGAAGCTCTTCGAATTTGAATCCAAGAAAATCTTGCAAAAATATGGTATAGCGATCCCACGGGGCCACGTAGCCACCAACCCGGACCAAGCGGAAACGATAGCTAAGGAATTAGGCAGACCTGTCGTCTTGAAATCTCAGGTGTTGGTGTCCGGCAGGGGCAAAGCGGGGGGAATACTATTTGCTGATAATGCTGCTGAGGCAAGAAGGATAGCCTCAAATTTGATTGGCAGCACGATTAAGGGCAGCGTTGTAGATAGCCTGCTCGTCGAAGAGAAGCTGGACATCCAACAGCAGTTCTATGCCTCCGTAACTATAGATAGGCAATCCAGGAGATACATCGTTCTTGCTTCCAGCAGTGGCGGAGTTGATATCGAGGAGGTGGCTCGAGCAACTCCGGACAAGGTATTGAGGCACTGGATTGATCCGGAAGTCGGCTTTGGTGAAGAGACGGCTACGGAAATGGTGAGGCGAATCTCTGATGTAGACAAAGGCGCCGTCTCCAAGTTTACTTCTCTCATTGTCACTTTGCATAAAGTCACCATGGAATATGATGCTGAACTGGTCGAGTTAAACCCTCTGGCCAGAACGCGGACAGGCGAATTAGTAGCCGCTGACGCCAGAATGATAATCGATGACAATGCACTCTTCAGACATCCCGAATTTGAAGGTAGGAGCCAGCAAAGGATAGAGGATACGGCGAGAGAAGCCGAGGCCAGGCGGTACAATTTGTCCTACGTGGATCTGTCCGGGGACATAGGTATCATTGGCAACGGCGCTGGCCTGGTAATGGCTACCATGGATCTAGTTCACCATTTCGGTGGGCGAGCGGCAAATTTTCTAGACATTGGCGGTGGTGCACAGACGGAAACCATCAAGAGGGGTCTCATGACAGTCATGTCAAAGCCGGAGGTAAGGGCGGTGCTGGTAAATATTCTTGGCGGGATAACGAGGTGCGATGTCGTGGCTGAAGGAATTGTCCAGGGACTAGTTGAAGCCGAAATCAAGAAGCCTATTGCTGTTAGGTTGATGGGCACAAATGAGGAAGAGGGTGCAAGAATATTGCGCCGGGCCGGCATCCATGTTTATCCTGACATGGAAACTGCTGCAAGAGAAGTTTTGCGGTTATAG
- a CDS encoding HAD family hydrolase, whose amino-acid sequence MRVISFDMNGTITENRFVDLVWGEGVPRLYSLTRKISLEEARERVFREYDLVGEGRVEWYDIKYWFRSLGLGDDWKGLLQSFQHEAKPFSDTVHALETLNQQYELIVTSNASREFIDIELGGTGLLGYFAHVFSSTTDFGEVKKTPSVYLKVCQTLGIKPKEMIHVGDHRQFDFTVPQELGIRAFHLDRQGKETGEFVVHSLREFCHRIQSCQ is encoded by the coding sequence ATGAGAGTAATCTCCTTTGATATGAACGGAACCATCACGGAAAATCGTTTTGTTGACCTCGTTTGGGGTGAGGGTGTCCCGAGGCTATATTCCCTGACTAGGAAGATATCTCTGGAAGAGGCAAGAGAACGTGTGTTCAGGGAATATGACCTTGTGGGGGAAGGGAGGGTGGAGTGGTATGATATCAAGTATTGGTTCAGGTCTCTCGGCCTGGGAGACGATTGGAAAGGGCTTCTACAAAGCTTCCAGCATGAAGCAAAGCCCTTCTCTGATACAGTGCATGCGTTGGAGACGTTGAACCAGCAATATGAGCTAATCGTGACTTCCAACGCTTCCAGAGAATTCATTGATATCGAACTGGGGGGTACGGGGTTGCTGGGATATTTTGCACATGTTTTCTCCTCCACCACGGACTTTGGCGAGGTGAAAAAGACGCCCAGTGTTTACCTTAAGGTATGCCAGACTCTTGGCATAAAGCCGAAGGAGATGATACACGTTGGAGACCATCGCCAGTTTGACTTCACTGTGCCACAGGAGCTCGGGATCAGAGCTTTTCACCTGGATAGGCAGGGCAAGGAAACAGGAGAGTTCGTTGTTCATAGCCTAAGGGAGTTTTGCCACAGAATTCAGTCCTGTCAATGA
- a CDS encoding cobalamin B12-binding domain-containing protein: MDKKIRVLVAKPGLDGHDRGAKVVARGLRDAGMEVIYLGLRLTPEQIVDSAIQEDVDVVGLSCLSGAHMALLPKTASLLREKGGKDILVVAGGIVPSKDIPQLTKAGIARVFGPGTPIAEIANSIRTTLEGKKR, from the coding sequence ATGGATAAGAAGATACGGGTTCTGGTAGCCAAGCCCGGGCTGGACGGGCACGACAGGGGAGCCAAGGTAGTAGCCCGAGGTCTAAGGGATGCTGGGATGGAGGTAATCTATCTCGGCTTGCGTTTGACACCAGAGCAGATTGTAGATTCTGCTATTCAAGAGGACGTAGACGTGGTCGGTTTGAGCTGCCTCTCTGGCGCTCACATGGCTCTATTGCCGAAAACGGCAAGCTTGCTTCGAGAGAAGGGTGGCAAGGATATTCTGGTGGTGGCTGGAGGGATTGTACCGAGCAAGGACATTCCTCAGCTAACGAAGGCTGGCATTGCCCGCGTCTTTGGCCCCGGTACACCTATAGCGGAGATTGCCAATTCTATCCGGACGACATTGGAGGGTAAGAAACGGTGA
- the mce gene encoding methylmalonyl-CoA epimerase, with translation MIIKVNHIGIAVNSLEEAAKVYTEALGLKVKEIETVEDQKVRVAVIPVGDARIELLESTDPEGPIGKHLKARGEGLHHLALQVSDIESALQTLEKAGVPLVDKKPRRGAGNNKIAFLHPKGTKALIELVEPPK, from the coding sequence GTGATAATAAAGGTTAATCATATTGGAATCGCGGTAAACAGCTTGGAAGAAGCGGCAAAAGTGTACACCGAGGCATTGGGGTTAAAAGTCAAGGAGATTGAGACTGTAGAAGACCAGAAGGTGAGGGTAGCCGTTATCCCCGTGGGGGATGCCAGGATCGAGTTGCTGGAGTCAACTGACCCGGAGGGGCCAATCGGCAAGCACCTCAAGGCAAGGGGGGAGGGCTTGCATCATCTGGCCCTACAGGTGAGCGACATTGAAAGTGCCCTGCAAACACTGGAGAAAGCAGGAGTGCCGCTTGTCGACAAGAAGCCAAGAAGAGGCGCTGGTAACAACAAGATCGCCTTCTTGCATCCTAAGGGGACTAAAGCCTTGATAGAGCTGGTTGAGCCACCGAAATAA
- the speE gene encoding polyamine aminopropyltransferase yields MEEDDPNHWFHDVINADFVQLHRLAETVYAGKTEFQSVEIIRTYGFGKCLVLDKKIQSAEMDEFIYHEALVHPAMITHRYPSTVFIAGGGEGATLREVLRHRSVEKVAMVDIDQQAVELCRRFLPSMSQGAFDDSRVELLHLDAREYLAKSRRKFDVIIIDLTDPLEGGASYRLYTQEFYQLVQSRLSPGGIVAVQSGSCTLGDLNTFVSISSTLRSVFVAVFPYQAYIPSFGGLWGFHLCSQQLDPLLLSTEEVDKRISDRGCKGLKFYDGLTHRGMFCVPRYLRQELDRGKAVITDRKPLFTH; encoded by the coding sequence ATGGAAGAAGACGACCCTAACCACTGGTTCCACGACGTTATCAACGCTGATTTTGTGCAACTGCACCGTCTGGCGGAGACTGTTTACGCTGGGAAGACAGAATTTCAATCGGTGGAGATCATTCGCACCTATGGCTTTGGAAAGTGCCTGGTATTAGATAAGAAAATCCAGTCCGCCGAGATGGATGAGTTTATCTATCACGAGGCCCTGGTCCATCCTGCGATGATCACCCATCGATATCCCAGCACGGTATTCATTGCTGGAGGTGGCGAAGGGGCCACCTTGAGGGAGGTACTGCGCCATCGCTCAGTGGAGAAAGTGGCAATGGTTGATATTGACCAGCAAGCGGTTGAACTCTGCCGCCGCTTCCTGCCATCAATGAGCCAGGGCGCTTTCGACGATAGCCGGGTGGAGCTTCTCCATCTTGACGCCAGAGAGTATTTGGCTAAATCAAGACGTAAGTTCGATGTCATCATAATTGACCTGACCGACCCCTTGGAGGGAGGTGCTTCTTATCGACTGTATACTCAGGAATTCTATCAATTGGTTCAGAGTAGACTATCTCCTGGAGGTATTGTTGCTGTACAATCCGGAAGCTGCACTCTAGGTGACCTGAACACGTTTGTCAGCATCAGTAGTACCTTGCGATCGGTTTTTGTAGCTGTTTTCCCTTATCAGGCTTACATCCCTTCCTTTGGCGGATTGTGGGGGTTTCATCTCTGTTCTCAACAACTGGATCCTCTCTTGCTATCCACGGAAGAAGTAGACAAGCGCATATCTGATAGGGGATGTAAAGGCCTCAAGTTTTATGACGGGCTTACCCACCGCGGCATGTTTTGTGTGCCCCGATACCTGCGCCAGGAGTTAGACCGTGGGAAGGCTGTCATCACGGACAGAAAACCACTTTTTACTCATTAG
- a CDS encoding methylmalonyl-CoA mutase → MAEDKKAKEMTERKREFRTTVDGILVKRVYTPADVESAPEQIGLPGEYPFTRHIMPTGYRGRLWTMRQYAGFGTVEETNERFKYLYKQGQTGFSVAFHLPTQEGYDSDHPLAAGEVGKCGVAIDSLRNMERLWEGIPLAEVSTSMTINATAPIILAMYIAAAEKQGADKSKLNGTVQNDILKEYIARNTYIFGPTPSMRLVTDICAYCAEAMPQWNSISISGYHMREAGATAAQEAAFTLANGIAYVQAMIDRGMEVDSFAPRFSFFFAAYTNVLEEVAKFRALRRIWAKIMKERFGTTNPRSMMLRYHVQTDGFTLTAQQPLNNIVRVTLQALAAVLGGCQSLHTNSFDEALALPSEEAVQVALRTQQIIAEESGVADTVDPLGGSYFVECLTNQLEVKIMEYIAEIDKIGGALKAIEKGYVQREIANSAYDYQKAVDSGEQVVVGVNKYVAAGEEMPETLEIGEETEVRQVESLRRLRRERDNKKVREMLDRVFTVARSDENVMPAMIEAVKAYATVGEISDALRKAFGEYREPSIL, encoded by the coding sequence ATGGCTGAGGACAAGAAGGCTAAAGAGATGACCGAGAGGAAGAGGGAGTTCAGAACCACTGTCGATGGAATCCTAGTCAAGAGGGTGTACACGCCCGCGGACGTGGAGAGTGCGCCGGAGCAGATTGGCCTTCCCGGCGAATATCCCTTTACCCGGCATATAATGCCAACCGGCTACCGGGGCAGGCTGTGGACCATGCGCCAGTATGCCGGTTTTGGCACGGTAGAAGAAACGAACGAGCGGTTCAAGTATCTATACAAGCAAGGACAGACAGGGTTCAGTGTGGCTTTCCACTTGCCTACTCAGGAGGGCTATGACTCGGACCACCCTCTGGCTGCGGGGGAGGTGGGCAAGTGCGGTGTGGCCATAGATTCTCTTCGCAACATGGAGCGTCTCTGGGAGGGCATCCCGCTGGCTGAAGTAAGCACTTCCATGACGATCAACGCCACGGCTCCCATCATACTGGCAATGTACATCGCCGCCGCAGAAAAGCAGGGAGCGGACAAAAGCAAGCTCAATGGCACAGTGCAGAATGACATCCTTAAGGAGTATATAGCCAGGAATACCTATATCTTTGGCCCGACCCCATCCATGCGATTAGTGACCGATATTTGCGCTTATTGTGCCGAGGCCATGCCGCAGTGGAACTCGATAAGCATCAGTGGCTATCACATGAGGGAAGCCGGTGCCACCGCTGCTCAAGAAGCCGCCTTTACCCTGGCAAACGGGATCGCTTATGTTCAAGCGATGATAGATAGAGGGATGGAGGTGGACTCTTTTGCGCCGCGCTTCTCCTTCTTCTTTGCGGCCTACACCAATGTTCTCGAAGAGGTAGCCAAGTTCAGGGCACTACGCCGCATCTGGGCTAAGATTATGAAGGAGAGATTTGGCACTACCAACCCCAGGTCAATGATGTTAAGGTATCACGTTCAGACCGATGGTTTCACGCTGACGGCACAACAGCCTCTGAACAACATTGTCAGGGTTACCTTGCAGGCCCTGGCTGCTGTGTTGGGAGGATGCCAGTCCTTGCATACCAACTCCTTCGACGAAGCCCTAGCCCTGCCCAGTGAAGAGGCGGTACAGGTTGCCCTGAGAACCCAACAGATTATTGCTGAGGAAAGCGGTGTGGCAGATACCGTTGACCCGCTGGGAGGCTCCTACTTCGTGGAGTGTTTGACGAACCAGTTAGAGGTCAAGATCATGGAGTACATCGCTGAAATCGACAAGATTGGTGGCGCTCTGAAGGCGATCGAAAAGGGCTATGTCCAAAGGGAGATTGCAAACTCAGCCTACGACTATCAAAAGGCGGTGGACTCAGGCGAGCAAGTCGTTGTTGGTGTTAACAAGTACGTTGCTGCCGGAGAGGAGATGCCAGAGACTTTGGAGATAGGTGAAGAGACCGAGGTAAGACAGGTGGAGAGCCTGAGAAGATTAAGAAGAGAGAGGGATAACAAGAAGGTCAGGGAGATGTTAGACAGGGTGTTCACTGTGGCGAGGAGTGACGAGAATGTCATGCCAGCGATGATCGAGGCAGTCAAGGCCTATGCCACGGTAGGTGAGATAAGTGATGCCTTGAGGAAGGCCTTCGGTGAGTACAGGGAGCCAAGCATACTGTAA
- the speD gene encoding adenosylmethionine decarboxylase → MNALGRHLLLDLKDCNREVLNDLTLLRDATLFAAQRAGATVLKEYFHQFAPQGVSGAVIIAESHLSLHTWPEHGYAAIDIFTCGDTVRADVAAELLIEKLESKDPAIMEIKRGVLVAQPV, encoded by the coding sequence TTGAATGCACTAGGAAGACATCTACTCTTGGATCTGAAAGACTGTAACCGGGAGGTGCTAAATGACTTGACTCTCCTTCGAGATGCCACTCTTTTCGCTGCTCAGAGGGCAGGCGCTACCGTGCTAAAAGAATACTTCCACCAGTTCGCTCCCCAAGGTGTAAGCGGTGCGGTGATTATAGCTGAGTCGCATCTGTCACTACACACTTGGCCGGAGCACGGCTATGCAGCGATAGATATCTTCACCTGCGGCGATACAGTCAGGGCTGATGTTGCAGCAGAGCTACTGATCGAAAAGCTGGAAAGTAAGGACCCTGCCATTATGGAGATAAAGAGAGGGGTCCTGGTTGCCCAGCCAGTCTAG